The Thunnus thynnus chromosome 24, fThuThy2.1, whole genome shotgun sequence genome window below encodes:
- the LOC137176829 gene encoding gamma-crystallin M2-like: MGYQYVLMRGEYPNYQSWNGFNDTIRSCRLIRHPSTRHRIRIYERPDFNGQMIECSEDLPNLLDRWQFRDIHSAHVQDGVWVFYEHPNYRGRQYLLEKGEYRRHTEWGALHPSVGSIRRVVDL, from the exons ATGGGCTACCAGTATGTCCTCATGAGGGGGGAGTACCCAAACTACCAGAGCTGGAACGGCTTCAATGACACCATCCGCTCCTGTCGCCTTATCAGACAT CCTTCAACCAGGCACAGGATCCGCATCTACGAACGTCCAGACTTTAACGGCCAGATGATCGAGTGCAGCGAGGACTTGCCCAACCTGCTGGACCGCTGGCAGTTCCGTGACATTCACTCAGCTCATGTCCAGGACGGCGTCTGGGTCTTCTATGAGCATCCAAACTACAGGGGGCGCCAGTACCTGCTGGAGAAGGGCGAATACAGAAGGCATACAGAGTGGGGGGCTCTTCATCCAT
- the LOC137176826 gene encoding gamma-crystallin M2-like gives MGKITFFEEKKFQGRCYNCSSDCADLNTYFSRCNSIRVESGVWVIYERPNYKGFQYILSPGEYADNQQWMAFSDSVKSCRTIKNVYGSAWKLRLYERPDFGGQMVECSDDCPSVYDTYKLREAYSCVVTDGAWVFYDLPNYRGHQYLLERGEYRQHGDWGASSPGVGSFRRITEF, from the exons ATGGGGAAG ATAACATTTTTTGAGGAGAAAAAATTCCAGGGCCGCTGCTACAATTGCAGCAGCGACTGCGCCGACCTGAACACATATTTCAGCCGCTGCAACTCCATCCGGGTGGAGAGCGGTGTGTGGGTGATCTATGAGAGACCCAACTACAAGGGTTTCCAGTACATCCTCAGTCCTGGGGAATATGCCGACAACCAGCAGTGGATGGCCTTCAGTGACAGCGTCAAATCCTGCCGCACCATAAAGAAT GTTTATGGCAGCGCGTGGAAGCTGAGGCTGTACGAGAGGCCAGACTTTGGAGGACAGATGGTCGAGTGCTCTGACGACTGTCCTTCAGTGTACGATACTTACAAGCTGCGTGAGGCTTACTCCTGTGTGGTGACCGATGGCGCCTGGGTGTTCTACGACCTGCCCAACTACAGGGGGCACCAGTACCTCCTAGAGCGGGGCGAGTACAGGCAGCACGGCGACTGGGGGGCGTCCTCACCTGGTGTCGGCTCCTTCCGCAGGATCACAGAGTTTTAA
- the LOC137176827 gene encoding gamma-crystallin M2-like, with product MGKIIFYEDKNFQGRSYECSSECSDLHSHFSRCNSIRVDSGDWMVYERPNYMGYQYFLRRGDYPDYQRWMGFNDCVRSCRMIPMHQGSHKMMIYERPEFGGQMMELTDDCPSVYERFHLNDIHSCNVKEGYWIFYEHPHYRGRQYLVRPGEYRRFSEWGSMSPRVGSIKRITM from the exons ATGGGTAAG ATCATCTTCTACGAGGACAAAAACTTCCAAGGTCGCTCCTATGAGTGCAGCAGCGAATGCTCCGACCTGCATTCCCACTTCAGCCGCTGCAACTCCATCAGAGTGGACAGCGGTGACTGGATGGTCTATGAGAGACCCAACTACATGGGCTACCAGTACTTCCTGAGGAGGGGAGACTATCCTGACTACCAGCGCTGGATGGGATTCAATGACTGTGTGCGATCCTGCCGTATGATCCCTATG CACCAAGGTTCtcacaaaatgatgatttaCGAGCGCCCTGAGTTCGGAGGCCAGATGATGGAGCTGACTGACGACTGCCCCTCCGTGTACGAACGCTTCCATCTCAACGACATCCACTCCTGCAACGTGAAGGAAGGCTACTGGATCTTCTATGAGCATCCCCATTACAGGGGTCGCCAGTACCTGGTGCGCCCCGGTGAATACAGGAGGTTCAGTGAGTGGGGAAGCATGAGTCCTAGGGTGGGCTCCATCAAACGCATCACTATGTGA
- the LOC137176824 gene encoding gamma-crystallin M3-like: MTMGRIIFYEDRNFQGRSYETSNDCPELTSYLSRCNSCKVESGLFMVYEKPNFMGHQMLVRRGEYPDNQRLMGMSMSDCIRSSRMIPMHRGPFRMRIYERENFGGQMHELVDDCDNMMDRFRMPDCQSCHVMDGHWLLFEQPNFRGRMLYLRPGEYRNFQEMGMSNMSRFSSIRRIMDSC, translated from the exons ATGACCATGGGGAGG ATCATTTTCTACGAGGACAGGAACTTCCAGGGTCGTTCCTATGAGACCAGCAATGACTGCCCTGAGCTGACCTCCTACCTGAGCAGGTGCAACTCCTGCAAGGTGGAGAGCGGCCTCTTCATGGTCTACGAGAAGCCAAACTTCATGGGTCATCAGATGCTGGTGAGGAGGGGCGAGTATCCAGACAACCAGCGTCTGATGGGAATGAGCATGAGTGACTGCATCAGATCCTCTCGCATGATCCCCATG CACAGAGGACCCTTCCGTATGAGGATCTATGAGAGGGAGAACTTCGGAGGCCAGATGCACGAGCTGGTGGACGACTGCGACAACATGATGGATCGTTTCCGCATGCCTGACTGCCAGTCCTGCCACGTGATGGACGGCCACTGGCTGCTGTTCGAGCAGCCCAACTTCAGAGGCAGGATGCTGTACCTGAGGCCAGGAGAGTACAGGAACTTCCAAGAGATGGGAATGAGCAACATGTCTAGGTTCAGCTCCATCAGGCGCATCATGGACTCCTGTTAG
- the LOC137176823 gene encoding gamma-crystallin M3-like, which translates to MGRIIFYEEKNFQGRSYECSSDCTDIHMHLSRCNSCRVENGCFVVYDRPNFVGNQVFLRRGEYSDFQRMGSMMGMMGMAMMDTVRSCRMIPMHRGQFRIRMYERENFGGKMQELMEDCESLQDRYYMSDCQSCNVMDGHWLLFEQPNYRGRMTYVRPGEYRNLRDMGMSNMTRISSIRRIMDIC; encoded by the exons ATGGGCAGG ATCATTTTCTACGAGGAGAAGAACTTCCAGGGTCGTTCCTATGAGTGCAGCAGTGACTGCACCGACATCCACATGCACCTGAGCCGCTGCAACTCCTGCAGGGTGGAGAATGGGTGCTTCGTGGTGTATGACCGCCCCAACTTTGTTGGTAATCAGGTCTTCCTGAGGAGAGGGGAGTACTCTGATTTCCAGCGCATGGGCAGCATGATGGGCATGATGGGAATGGCCATGATGGACACCGTTCGCTCCTGCCGCATGATCCCTATG CACAGGGGACAGTTCAGGATCAGGATGTATGAGAGGGAGAACTTCGGCGGCAAGATGCAAGAGCTGATGGAGGACTGCGAGTCTCTCCAGGATCGCTATTACATGTCTGACTGCCAGTCCTGCAACGTGATGGACGGCCACTGGCTGCTGTTTGAGCAGCCCAACTACAGAGGCCGTATGACCTACGTGAGACCCGGAGAGTACAGGAACCTCAGAGATATGGGAATGAGCAACATGACAAGAATCAGCTCCATCAGGCGCATCATGGATATATGCTGA
- the LOC137177505 gene encoding gamma-crystallin M3-like has product MSGKIIFFEERNFQGRSYECISDCSEIDSHLSRCSSCRVESGTFMVYDQPNYMGQQYLLTRGEYPEYQNTIGFNDCIKSCRIVPVHKGPFKMRIYERVNFEGQMHELTDDCESIQDRYHMCDLQSCNVIEGYWLMFEKPNYEGRMFYLRPGEYRNLRELSRDDMKFNSTRRITES; this is encoded by the exons ATGAGCGGAAAG ATCATCTTCTTTGAGGAGAGAAACTTCCAGGGCCGCTCGTATGAGTGCATCAGCGACTGCTCTGAGATTGACTCTCATCTGAGCCGATGCAGCTCCTGCAGGGTGGAGAGCGGAACATTCATGGTCTATGACCAACCCAACTACATGGGCCAGCAGTACCTCCTGACCCGAGGAGAGTATCCTGAATATCAGAACACCATTGGCTTCAATGACTGCATTAAGTCCTGCCGCATTGTCCCTGTG CATAAGGGGCCTTTTAAGATGAGGATCTACGAGAGAGTGAACTTTGAAGGCCAGATGCATGAACTGACTGACGACTGTGAATCCATCCAGGATCGCTACCACATGTGTGATCTGCAATCCTGCAATGTGATAGAGGGCTACTGGTTGATGTTTGAGAAGCCAAACTATGAGGGCAGGATGTTTTATCTGAGGCCAGGAGAGTACAGGAACCTCCGGGAGTTGAGCCGTGACGATATGAAGTTCAATTCAACCAGACGCATCACAGAGTCGTAA
- the LOC137176825 gene encoding gamma-crystallin M2-like has product MGKIIFYEDRNFQGRHHECISDCTDLLPYFNRCNSIKVESGCFMVYERPHYMGHQFFLRRGEYSDNQRMIGITESIRSCRLIPMNRGTFKIRLYEHPDMSGQMQEVSDDCPNIQDRLRMSDINSCIVVDGHWLLYDQPNYRGRNYYLRPGEYRRYSDWGGASPRIGSLRRITDLN; this is encoded by the exons ATGGGAAAG ATCATATTCTATGAGGACAGAAATTTCCAAGGTCGGCACCATGAGTGCATTAGCGACTGCACTGACCTGCTCCCCTACTTCAACCGCTGCAACTCCATCAAGGTGGAGAGCGGCTGTTTCATGGTGTACGAGAGACCTCACTACATGGGCCACCAGTTCTTCCTCCGCAGAGGAGAATACTCAGACAACCAGCGCATGATTGGCATCACTGAAAGCATCCGTTCCTGCCGTCTGATTCCCATG AACCGTGGCACCTTCAAGATCAGGCTGTATGAGCATCCAGACATGAGCGGCCAAATGCAGGAAGTGAGTGACGATTGCCCCAACATCCAGGACCGCCTGCGTATGTCTGACATTAACTCATGCATTGTGGTTGATGGCCACTGGCTGCTGTACGACCAGCCCAACTACAGGGGCAGAAACTACTACCTGAGACCTGGCGAATACCGCAGATACAGCGACTGGGGTGGCGCCAGTCCAAGGATCGGCTCACTCAGGCGAATCACTGACCTCAACTAG
- the LOC137176822 gene encoding protein boule-like → MEEESQNLTSCCPSQTGSSSSTPDLPTPGNHSSSNSDSPTHHLPRHGTVIPNRIFVGGIDYRVNESDLRHVFSQHGAVKEVKIVIDRSGMSKGYGFVTFESQEDALRILHDANGICFKDKKLSIGQAIRKRQPSGQTKSVPLAGPNHAMPLPMSCGTLHLTTSTGYPYTYHNGVAYFHCPNTNPPAQHWPHTPSVMLPQSHQPVYQQPAYHQYQCVPNQYQWNVVQSPMPSSPVVYPQQSEYLYQPTDGGFVQDTMPEYVEPSVQQVYSVYPQRTEGMTPIVAQRDPGKNRMFPHSRIHLKPKYRRYGHHKDYHCLPEATEPLDTSMLYTTSYVG, encoded by the exons ATGGAAGAAGAGAGCCAAAAC TTGACATCCTGCTGTCCATCTCAGACCGgcagcagctcctccacccCTGATTTACCAACACCTGGaaaccacagcagcagcaatagTGACAGCCCGACCCACCACCTCCCCCGCCATGGCACTGTCATCCCCAATCGGATTTTTGTCGGGGGAATTGACTACAGG GTTAATGAGAGCGACCTGCGACACGTCTTCTCACAGCATGGTGCAGTCAAAGAGGTGAAGATTGTGATAGATCGCTCAGGAATGTCAAAGGG ATATGGGTTTGTTACATTTGAGTCCCAAGAAGATGCACTGAGAATCCTTCATGAT GCCAATGGAATCTGTTTCAAAGACAAGAAGCTCAGCATTGGTCAGGCTATCCGCAAGCGGCAACCTTCAGGACAAA CTAAAAGTGTCCCTTTGGCCGGCCCCAACCATGCCATGCCTCTGCCGATGTCTTGCGGGACCCTGCACCTGACCACCTCCACAGGCTATCCCTACACCTACCACAACGGAGTGGCCTACTTCCACTGCCCCAACACGAATCCTCCTGCTCAGCACTGGCCA CATACTCCTTCAGTGATGCTCCCTCAGTCCCATCAACCTGTCTACCAGCAACCAGCATATCACCAATACCAG TGTGTCCCAAACCAGTATCAATGGAATGTCGTCCAG TCACCGATGCCCTCCAGTCCAGTCGTTTACCCCCAGCAGTCAGAATATCTGTACCAGCCCACTGATGGAGGCTTTGTCCAGGACACCATGCCAGAG TATGTAGAGCCCTCGGTGCAGCAGGTTTACTCTGTGTATCCTCAGAGAACAGAGGGAATGACACCCATTGTTGCGCAACGCGACCCTGGAAAG AATCGGATGTTTCCACACTCGCGGATCCACCTAAAGCCAAAGTACCGCCGCTACGGCCATCACAAGGACTATCACTGCCTGCCAGAAGCAACAGAGCCACTAGACACCTCCATGCTTTACACAACCTCTTATGTAGGCTAA